gagggacactttaacgtgttatctgcttagtttagaagtcattttccctcagtgtgttagaacatccttgttcagttcttacacacaaattctctcaaccactcaaatacaatcttgcacaaagacgttaaacctgtgtatgtagtctttgaaaCATAGACGTTAATGAAGTGTTGGCTGAAGGTGcggccttcagtcgtagctaggagttcagtttaggcagtagtgtaagtcttagctgagtgggtttgtacaaagagttgtataaatcaaagtcttctagtggatcctacccgatgcggtagaaggggtgacataggagcagttgaagtctccaaacatgccataaacatatcttgtgtatttaactgatgaAATACTgtttttcaaactgtttggatcagttagagtatccatcagttcagttgtcaccataactgaactgatgaatgcaaaaactaatatacACTTTTTCacttattcagtttacataagttaaaatgttttctaatataacagttttcttcacgaatgattactttgagtttcttccgcttggtttttagccaaattcgatttaattcatcggtgttaatattcttagaacacgagctattgcagctcattggagaatattttgtttgaagcattcGAAAGAatgctcagcaaacgatccttcacaaCATCATATCACTATGAAATATAACAAATTAATGTGAAAACAATGTTCCTTAATAGTGAAATTAttgaagagatttacatgtctcaacatgAAGGATTCATATCAGTAGAAAATGAACATAAAATATGCAAACTTTAGAGATTCGTCTATGGACTCAAACAGACAACAAGGAGCTGAAACCTCATATTTGATAatactatcaaagagtttgattttgtaaATATCCCGAGGAACCGTATGTATACAAAAAGGTTAGTTgaagtgcagtgacattcctagtactttatattgatgacATACTACTAATTGAGAATGATGCAGGGATGTTGCAGTCAATTAAATTATGGTTAgctagtaaattctccatgaaggatGATTGAAACATCCCTTATATTATGAAAACATATCTATAGGGATAGATCGAAGAGGAATCTAAGGTTCATCCAATTCACTTATATCTATAATatactgaggagattctctatggaggagtccaaGAGATGATATCTCCTAATTTATCATGATGTGACTCTATCTAAGTCTATATGTCATAAGACTGATGATGAGATAGAAATCATGAGTCGCATCCCATGTGTGTCTGCTATATGTAGTATAAtgtatgatatgatatttactCGATCAGATATTGCCTTTGTACTGAATGTTGCGAGTAGATATTAGGCGATCCCGGTCCATTGCATTGGCAAGCGTGAATGAAATTCTTAAGTATTTAAGAAGaattaataatttgtttttGGTTTACGGaggcggaaaattaaaatttgaacgcTATagtgattctagcttccaatcagatgtggatgattcgaaatcaactTCTGGATTTGTATTTAAGCTCAATGATTgtgttttctttgagaagagttccaagcaagacaccacaaCAGATTCAACCATTGAGGCCAAATACATAGCTGCATCAGCTGTAGCAAAAGAGGCTacttggatgaggaatttcgcTCAAAAGTTGGACGTGATTCCTCAAACAGTTGATCCAGTACTGGTCTACTCCGACAACATCAGTGCCATTGCACAAGCAAAGGAACTGAGATCTCATCAATGATCCAGTCATATACTAAGGAAGTTCTACATAATCGAAGAGATCGTAGAAAGAGGAGAGATATCAATGGAAAGAGTcgcctctgcagataatgttgttaaTCCACCGACGAAGCCCCTTCGAGGACCAATGTTGAGAAGCATCGTGAAGCAATGAGTCTGAAATTTATGGGTAAttggctatagggcaagtgAGATATTGTTAGAATAGATGCCTAGCGAGCCAACTTGTGGTTTGGGATTAATTAACTCTTATgcaaaaaaaatctttattttaataatattttatgattttatctaATTTTGACATTTACTTAATCTGTATACttatgcaagctgcatagataatgCTACTGAATAGACAAAAGGTACCATCAGGTATGTCtcacaacgtaagatcatgaaactcattaggaagtgtaccgcgTATTCTAAACAGATTCCTAGCAGAAtgagccgcctaaaataaggacaAATGTCcgtttgagcttgagactagcttATGTGATGTAAACTCCATGTTTCATTTTTAAGGGCATGAAGATGTCCGTTAATATAGATGAGGGGTTATTTAataatgcactgaacaaccttctctcgaactttccaagtggttatcacttacCGAGTGGAAAGTCcacggttatggttgtacatcattagtcattTGACCCAGGACAATATGGAGATTATGCATACTAGCACtgtactttgactcgtttactgaCTCTATTGAGGGTCATCAGCTGGCGAGGTTTGGTGTAGTTTTGAAATATGTAGgagccaatgcattgtagtcggagattcacTGTTTGTCTACAACTGAAGATATCCTATGAGgtttgatgagttaatagtgtaaggagtctctggccagaacAAGACATGTTGATGCGATTCTTCGACAACGAAAAGCAAACGCGCTCAAAAACggagtcacgccctcgattcgatgaaacaaagatacagttgtgttgtcccgatctttttgaacaagtaagtttgtaatattcacctctaaattacaaagaatttagcaacaaatattaacgaagATAACAATCGAAAaaattcaaacgaaccttcaaagaactcgtatttgaaaatctgagtgaagaacaatcgacaaacgccacaaagtgttaaactttgataagtttgatttgagaaacacacgaatgtgtatacaaagccaatatttaaaatagagagaaaaaaaCTCACAAATATGATTAAACTCAATAATCTAATCTAAAGTGTGTAAAATTTCGTCATATATGTTTACAAATAATAAAAGATTTCAAAATCTAATTACCTAAACAACTGGGACTCTAAACTAGGAAAGAATCAAATCTTCATGCAGGAGACGCACTGGGACGATAAAGTTTGGCCACCCTAGCGTGAAGGCTTCTGGACAAGGCGCGCTAGGGGCGGTAATCtttggccgccctagcgcgaggctctctggactTCACCTTCTGGACAATGGTTTTGGCGATGGGGCGGTAATGTTTGACCGTCCTAGCGCGGGGCTCTCGTGTAGCGCCCTTACCCGAGCCACTACTAAACAGACTAATAAACATGCAACATTAAAGCTTAATAACAACAATTAAACAGCAAAAACCAAATACTTAATCATCTTACAACCCAAACCAAAACAAAACAATAACAGCAGTCTTAAACATTAATACAACCATAACGAAACCATAACTCTGAACGAGAAAACGATAAACCACAGAAAATCTCCACTGGATCACCACCGAAACCCAACTGCTCTAGCCACTGCCCTGGTCGTCCGAATCGTCCAACCTAAGACCTGCCCCGTGGAATGGGGTGCCCAAGATGAAAACAAGGACATGAGCGACAATCGCCCAATACGAGAATGTACGAGTATACAAACTGATATGATACATGCAAAATGCAATATGCTCGGATATCAAGGATCAAGTCAAGAATCTCATGCTCAGTTTAGAGGCGCTTGAGTGTGTAGTCTCTGATCTTCCCTAGGCATGTTTTGGCTCCCACACTCATCATCAAGACGTGGACCTGCAATGTCCAGGTCATCAGAGCCCGCGGGTCCCAGTCGGACACTGTAGCTCTCGATGTCCCATCGTCCACAATACATAATAGGGCTGAGCGGCCCCAACAAAAGAGgtatatctcaaaagatatcagGCTCAACATGATGtgtcatgcataatatgccaaagcagtaaaacatgtatcatgcaacagataaatatgcagcatataagtgtgtatactacgcttggatatctcagtcagtacatcacgtacctcactaaaacaatctgacagaaagctctgaacctagacaataccaacataatgaaatcactaTCAAACCAGAACAAACATGCTACAAGTTCTCCCTAATGATCCTTAAATCACTATTTAAGGCTTTAGGATTATACATGCGTCCGTCGTCAGCCCGCTGATGATGTCTCGATCTCAGATCACCGACCCCTCCTCGAGTCGACACTAGCTCCGAAACTTCCCGACACCAAAGTGCCCTAGAACTGGCTAGAAAACCTAAGATAACTAGAACTCTCTCTGAAGAATGCGGTGTAGGAAACAAAAGAATCGGCTTCCATTTATAGGCTGCATCCGCACTATTTCAGAAATCCGAATCAATCTTATCTGCCACGTGTCAGAATCTCATTGGTCTAGTTGAATTTCTCGAGATAATGAAATCTGAAGTAGATCGGGTTATCCATTTAAAATTCAGTGGATACCAACAGCTTAAATCCCGATTTATCAATTCCTTAATAATACTTAATTAACAACTCATTAATTATCTCTTAATTAATACTTAATTCAAAACAAGGATTCGGGTCATTACATCTCGGGTCCCGAGCCTTGATTTGGATTCATCTTCataatttagcacttgaataacattgaaatatcttccaacttcatTGCTATGCATGCCGTATTCTTTGAAGCTTCGAATCGCAAGATTTAGCACGtcatgcccggccagattcatatcacatGTGCCTTAGGAAAATTTGTTTTCCTACTTACACATACCATGTCACTGATATTACCCAAAGATACATCaaatcgttatcgaattcatttgcaACTGTCAATATACCAATGATTggagattcgatcgggatatatgagttgaagggactgtACTATTGTTCAATAACTGTAACTTAAGGTTCATGCATACACTATCAGTGATAGCTAGAGGATCACGGGGAGATGCTACCAAACTCTTTTACCATTATCCGATGAGTGcgatcagacttgagttctgacattcttgatcaagtgATTGATGAAAAGAATTGGACATATTAGGGTAATCCGtgataagaataaatgttattatgAATTACAATgtagttgtgaacccacgacaaGATGTATTCCTAAATcattgagagtcacacaagtATTGAATTTTATGTTCCCTTAGATATAGtcaaattcaagtagttgaatttggcgattgtagtttgatggagattaAATAattgcttataaaagagtttataaatGGATTTTATATGATGAAAGTTGTGTAAATTAGCTTAATTGTAAACTTAAGTGAGGAAAGTGAAACGACCTTTTTTAGTGATTAAGTTCACAAAATTAGCAGCTGTCAACAATGGAATAAAGAAATTTTGtcattcgaaattttcaatttttagtATATGAACAAAATTTGTACCTGGATACATGAGCGTGATCTGATATTCGATCGAGGTTATAATGAGtttacaattatttatttagtatatTTAGaatctactaattaaataatattgttaGTAGTAATGACTACTATATATACATGATTCTGATGAAATATTCTAAAGGGATctaaaattgattaattaattaaaaattaattgattatttaattttatatatatgtctATACATACCTacatttatataaataaataaatatacacatatatttatatattcattATCAAGAGTTTATTTAACATGATCTATAATacatgagaattttaattaattaaaaaaagaatTCTAATGGGATTAAGATTATGAATCATAGTAGCATTGAgttattgtatttttttattaatatgttATCAAATGTTTGATAACTAGTAACATAACCATACAAAAAATACACAAAATCATCGGCTCTCCTAGAGAAATATTTCGGTCACAATTTCACCATCGCGCGCTGCCCTGACGTCACCACAACGTCCCTGAATTTGTAAAATTTCAGAGGTTCAATATCGAAACTTTCTTTTAGTTCTCTAGTGCGATGAGGAATCCAATATCTGATCATGGACCTTATTTGACGATCGAAGGAGGAAGATCCGTTTGTGGGGATTTACAATAATGACCAACTCCGCTAGTTCCTGACTGGTTTGATGTACAATGTTAAACATGCAAATGTAAACTGATCTAAataccctatgaatgtttttcaTCATACGAAGCCCAAGAAACGTTTTGAAtgtcaaaacaaaaattttaaatttctgtTGCGCATTGAGTGTGAGAAAACGATACTTCAACGATATTAAGATATCTTAGGGATGACAGTAAATTGTGTTTAAACTTGGAAAAATATTAAACGCATCCTGTTCTGTTGGGTCCTGAGATTTAGTGGAAGTGTCCCGAAGCCGCATTGTtattatatatctatatatataatatataaatataaatatatatatatatatatatatatatatgcagtacattaaattttttattgtgtattgaataaaatctaaatattataaaaaaaaatttgagtccAATCTTGATCGGACCGGTCGAGTTCACGGGGCAAGCGAGCAATTTGCAGATTTTATTAAATCTACCTCAAATACACTTCATTGTTGTCCCTATCTTGTTGGAATGGTCAAAACTCGGGTTTCATCAAGAATGTGGATTTATAGATCGAATATATTTCGAAATTACtaacatttatttttcagattgAAGAAATAAGTGATATAATCACGGAAGCATCGAAGCATAGTGTTCAATCGAATCAATGTTGGGTAATCAGTTTTCTCGTGTCTAAAACGTAGctgaaagtttaaaattttatgaaattcaaataaggcttttggacactcgtatggtttaaacAGATAAAACCATTCATAGGGTCTTTATTaacataaatttaatatattaatcaCTTAGCACCAACTATTTCGAGATTAGCGGAGATAGTTATTGTAGTGTTCCATACGAACAATCTTCTTGAAATTTTCAATCTCCAATCGAGTCCACGACTAAAATATTTCTTCATCTTCTAAATCACATTAGAAATTAAGAAGAGATTTATCGTTTGAGATCAAAAACCAAAAGACGGCTCAAATCCTAAACTCCTTTTGAGGTGGACgaatttttgagagaaaaattgagtgtaatttttgaaaattgtattaAGTAGAGGTTAGGGTTTGTGGCCTCCTTACTAAATCTTGAACTCTTAACCTAGTTTCCTTAATTATAGGTTTATGGCTCCTTAATTAAACTTAATGAGCTTAGTTAATTAATTTGACTAGtccaactaatttaattaattaatacattaaattccaataagaactttaattatcaacatgttggacttgtactcctacaagtccATCATATATACTTCCCACTAcgtttaatttaatatttaataaactcaatctttgagtttaatattttaaattctcaattttcataaattcaacaccttgaatttattatatcataattttatataaattcatctCCTTGAATTCATTGTCTCAGTGGAAACAAATGATCgagtacttgtgtgaccttcaATAGTCCAGTGATACAGCTAGCTATGGGTTCACAACTTTTTATGATTCATGACATTTTCCTTTATTCGTGTTTACTCTAATTTTCTCAttccatgcaccaacatttgatcataaaaatttcagaaatcaatttctgattaaacctatcgaatcatggtaagtacgtctagtagcatcgctccatgattccctaggtatcactgatagtgcgtGCAAGAGCcaatcggttatgattaacgtacagtacggtcacttcatctcatatatcccgattgaATTTGTAACCATTGGTTCATtgagggttgcatattagattcgatagctatgtgataAAGTCATGATATATTCATAGTTTCATCTCATTCACAACTAGAAAACCCTTGTCCTTAACACTCTGGCTAGAGATTTTATGCACTACTATTTCGTtagatcacataagatatccacactcgtaggtgagcggtgaatccccgactataaTGCACTGAATCCTACACATGTCCCAATTGctcccaacctcgccaccttgtgACCCTCACGGAgttggtaaacgagt
The Primulina tabacum isolate GXHZ01 chromosome 9, ASM2559414v2, whole genome shotgun sequence DNA segment above includes these coding regions:
- the LOC142556874 gene encoding secreted RxLR effector protein 161-like; protein product: MLRVDIRRSRSIALASVNEILKYLRRINNLFLVYGGGKLKFERYSDSSFQSDVDDSKSTSGFVFKLNDCVFFEKSSKQDTTTDSTIEAKYIAASAVAKEATWMRNFAQKLDVIPQTVDPVLVYSDNISAIAQAKELRSHQ